From the genome of Rhododendron vialii isolate Sample 1 chromosome 10a, ASM3025357v1:
ACTCAtagtggaaaacaaaaaatagtcaAAAAAGTATTTCCTGGTCATTTTGGATTATTGTGTTCAgtaaattgttttcaaaattttgctcaaaattattttacttttaagtTTCTGCTCCTTAAGATAACTATTTAATCATGAGAATTTACTAGCAAACCtttggaaaaatagaaataattcaaaataaaagCGTTAGGCCGAAGGAAGTAAAGCATGTAGAAAAGGAGTAATCATTTAGATGAATCATGGGGGTTCTGAAAATTCGAGAACCAAAGAgctaaaattcaaaataaaacaatcaaGGAGTGTTTTCTGGGCATGCTTAAAATGGATGAGCAAAACAGGATACTTGGGAGGCACTTTCTATTTCTCCTTATTTGTAAGAAGAATCACCAAAGGGCAGAGGGTTAAGGGATGACGCATTCAGGAGGTCCGGACGTACGAAACCGTAGTTGCGTAGCACCTGATTATCGGCAAAATTCAAAGCCTTTTCCATCCCGTTCGAGCATTGACCCTCTGAGTATCCCCACTGCCCACTACACGGCCTACATGCCGTAAAATGCGTGATAAACGGCAGTTTTCGTCCACTGCCACTTTTGTTGACAAACGCCTCCATCATCACCGCCGCATAGTGCTCGCTCACCTTCTCCGCGTGTCGTCTCCGCAACTCCGTCACCCCTTTCTCTATGCTCGCATAGTTGTCTCTAATAGTATCCAATGAATTGACGATGTCAACCCAATACCCACTTAAGTCGTACTGATACTCTATGTAAATCTTATTCCCAAGCGTCTCCTTCTCTTTCAATAGCAAATAAACCAGAGCCGACTGATCGTCAGATTCTGGGTCTGTCTTGTCACTCATTGTCGATGTCAAGATCTGACCCCATTTTTCGTAGTTTGGAGTCTGTGGGCCCATCCCGGCCCACACCTTCAAAAACTCCATCGACCATTGACAGTTTCGGATGAAAAACACACCGGCGTTAACCCCGCCCCAACTCTTCTTCTCATAGACCTTATCGGGAAACCCGGGCACCACGAGGTTATGGTCCTTGTACTTCTCCAACGGCAGCTTAAAATCCATATCAGTAAATACAGCATCCGAGTCAACCCAAAAGATCCACTCAGCCTCCGGGTGGGCCAACATCATTGCCCGAAGCACGGGCATTTTTGTCCACCAGCTGACCATTTTCGGGTGCAAAAATGCGTTGTTGTAGAAGATATCGTAGCCATGGATCCGACAGTAATCCACCTTGTTCTTGAAAAGCCTCAAGTTCAAATGATCTCCAATCGGATTCTTACACGGCGACGGCTGCGATCCGGTCACCACAAAAATCCGGTTTTCTGCTCCGGTGGCAAATGACGGATGATGCTTCAGCCACTCTCTTCTCTTCTCGTCCCAGTTCTTGACCGGATTCCCTATCGAATAACTCAGAGCTGGGTCGTCATAGAACGTTTGGTCAGCCGGGTCGTGGCCCAGGTTAAGGCCTTGATCACTCACGATGGCGCAGTCTTTCGTAGCTGCACCGTCTTTTCCCGGCGACACTGTCATCTTAGATACGTCAAACATGTTGGGAA
Proteins encoded in this window:
- the LOC131303497 gene encoding putative glycosyltransferase 7 gives rise to the protein MEKFMGPSKPIFIGVAGVALLMLLLSFSPSTSFPNMFDVSKMTVSPGKDGAATKDCAIVSDQGLNLGHDPADQTFYDDPALSYSIGNPVKNWDEKRREWLKHHPSFATGAENRIFVVTGSQPSPCKNPIGDHLNLRLFKNKVDYCRIHGYDIFYNNAFLHPKMVSWWTKMPVLRAMMLAHPEAEWIFWVDSDAVFTDMDFKLPLEKYKDHNLVVPGFPDKVYEKKSWGGVNAGVFFIRNCQWSMEFLKVWAGMGPQTPNYEKWGQILTSTMSDKTDPESDDQSALVYLLLKEKETLGNKIYIEYQYDLSGYWVDIVNSLDTIRDNYASIEKGVTELRRRHAEKVSEHYAAVMMEAFVNKSGSGRKLPFITHFTACRPCSGQWGYSEGQCSNGMEKALNFADNQVLRNYGFVRPDLLNASSLNPLPFGDSSYK